In the genome of Sphingomonas naphthae, one region contains:
- a CDS encoding DUF1345 domain-containing protein — protein MTNPPRTIGNRIAPARFVAFVLVAIAGVAAGTHWLGWAQAVMAGFDLAGIVFLLSCIPLLDADAGAMRAAARRNDANRALLLALTGFIILTILVSIGIELGAKGAPDPLAIALVIATLVIAWLFSNMVYALHYAHIFYSGAEGGGDSGGIDLPDTKEPDYWDFAYFAFTLGMTFQTSDISITSRSVRRVVLFHCFAAFVFNIGVLAFTINVLGGGG, from the coding sequence ATGACCAACCCACCCCGCACCATCGGCAACCGCATCGCCCCCGCGCGCTTCGTCGCCTTCGTCCTCGTCGCCATCGCGGGGGTCGCGGCGGGGACGCATTGGCTCGGCTGGGCGCAGGCGGTGATGGCGGGGTTCGATCTGGCGGGGATCGTGTTCCTGCTTTCCTGCATCCCGCTGCTGGATGCCGATGCCGGGGCGATGCGCGCGGCGGCCCGGCGGAACGACGCCAATCGGGCGCTGCTGCTGGCGCTGACCGGCTTCATCATCCTCACCATCCTCGTTTCGATCGGGATCGAGCTGGGCGCGAAGGGGGCACCCGATCCGCTGGCCATCGCGCTGGTGATCGCGACGCTGGTGATCGCCTGGCTGTTCAGCAACATGGTTTATGCGCTGCACTATGCGCACATCTTCTACAGCGGCGCGGAAGGCGGCGGCGACAGCGGCGGGATCGACCTGCCCGACACGAAGGAGCCCGATTACTGGGACTTCGCCTATTTCGCCTTCACGCTTGGCATGACGTTCCAGACCAGCGACATATCGATCACCAGCCGGTCGGTACGGCGCGTGGTGCTGTTCCACTGTTTCGCCGCCTTCGTGTTCAACATCGGCGTGCTGGCGTTCACCATCAATGTGCTGGGCGGCGGCGGATAG